The sequence below is a genomic window from Paenibacillus sp. DCT19.
TTGTTACCGTTAAAGAGAATGCAGCGAAAAGCATTGGCTCGCGAATCTTCCTAGCAGAAGGGGATCAGCATACGGTTAAGGAGCTCTATATCGCGATGGCGGTTGGATCGGCCAATGATGCTACCGTTGCTTTGGCTGAACGTGTTGCCGGCTCTGAAGAAGCATTTGTTAAAATGATGAATGATGAAGCAAAACGTATGGGAATGAAGGATACTTACTTCATTAACTCCACAGGACTTGATCGCGCTGATATGCCTGCAAAATTCCGTCCTGCTGAAGATAAAGAAACGATGATGTCAGCAATTGATGCAGCGATTCTCTGCAGATATATTATTTTGGATCACCCGGATTACAAAGACTTCACAACTATTCAATCCTATAAATTCCGTCCAAATGATAAAGCACCAATTATCAACTATAACTGGATGTTGGAAGAGAATAAAAATATAACCAACTTCAAAAGCTATGCCTATGAAGGTCTGGATGGAATGAAAACAGGCCACACCACAAACGCAGGAAACAACTTTACTGGTACAGCTGAGCGTGATGGTATGCGCCTGATCAGTGTAGTCATGGGTACAACATCGGAATCCGCACGTTTCAAAGAAACAAAGAAGGTACTGGATTTCGGGTTTAACAACTTCGAAGTCAAACAGGCTGTTGCTGCTAAAACAAAAGTGACCGGTTGGGAATCTGTTCCTCTGAAAAAAGGTGCAGAAACAACGGTACCTGTTGTTACAGATAATGCTGTAAGTTTTGTTGTTCCGAAAGGAACGCAAGATCTGAAAGTAACGTTTAAAGCGAACATTACTGAAGCAGACAAGTTAGTTGCTCCAATTAAAGCAGGAACTAAAGTTGGAACGGTAACTTATAGCTACAAAGCGGATGGTATTGAGCCGCAGGAGAAAACAGTGAATCTAATTACCGCAGAAGAAGCAGAGAAGGGCGGCTGGTTCCGTCTATTCTTCCGTGCTGTGAAGGACTTCTTCGTTGATCTGTTCGATGGGATCAAAAACTTGTTCTAGTTTTTTCCTGAAATCAAGTTCGTGTTTTTTTTACCGTGACAAATTGCAAGTAATTCCGACTGGATGCATTGTATATTTACAATTTTTCCGGTAAAATATCAAGTTAGAATTCTACGTATGAATCAGTAAAAAAGTCTAAATGTTCTTCTGCCCTGGTATGGTGAATTCACATTCACTATTGGGGTAAGAGCAGCACATACATTACGGGGGCTTGGAATATGGAAACAGGAACATCGCGCGTTAAAAGAGGTATGGCTGAAATGCAAAAAGGTGGCGTCATCATGGACGTTATGAATGCAGAGCAAGCTAAAATCGCTGAAGCAGCAGGTGCTACGGCGGTTATGGCTTTAGAACGTGTTCCTTCTGATATTCGTGCGGCTGGTGGAGTGGCTCGTATGGCGGATCCAACTATTGTTGAAGAAGTTATGAAGGTTGTGACTATTCCAGTCATGGCAAAAGCTCGGATTGGACACTATGTTGAAGCCAAAGTTCTAGAATCACTCGGGGTAGACTATCTGGATGAGAGTGAAGTGTTGACTCCAGCGGATGAAGTATTCCATATCGATAAGCATGAGTTCACAGTACCTTTTGTATGTGGGGCTAAAGACCTTGGGGAAGCATTGCGCCGTATTGGTGAAGGAGCTTCCATGATTCGTACGAAAGGTGAACCGGGAACAGGAAATATCGTTGAAGCTGTTCGTCATATGCGTTTCATTAACAGCCAGATTCGCAAAGTTACGAACATGTCCAAGGATGAGTTGTATGCTGAAGCGAAGAATCTGGGTGTTGCCTATGAGCTGTTGCTCGATGTACATGAGAACGGTAAGCTGCCGGTGGTTAACTTTGCAGCGGGTGGTGTAGCTACTCCTGCGGATGCAGCACTTATGATGCATCTGGGAGCTGATGGCGTATTCGTAGGTTCAGGGATTTTCAAATCCGACAGCCCTGAGAAATTCGCTCGTGCCATCGTAGAAGCAACAACGCACTACACGGATTACAAACTGATTGCTGAAGTTTCCAAAAACCTCGGAGCACCAATGAAAGGTATCGAGATTTCCAAGCTTTCGCCTTCTGAGCGTATGCAGGATCGCGGCTGGTAAGAGAAGGGGAATTGCAGATGAAGATCGGCGTTTTAGCACTTCAGGGCGCAGTAACGGAGCATATTCGTAGTGTTGAGCAAGCTGGGGCAGAGGGAGTGGCCATCAAACACATCGAGCAGCTGGATGAGTTGGATGGGCTGATCCTCCCTGGCGGTGAGAGCACGACAATTGGTAAACTGATGCGCAAATATGGCTTTATGGAAGCTATTCGTGAATTTGCAGCAGCAGGAAAACCGGTGTTTGGTACATGCGCGGGGTTGATTGTAATGGCCAAGCATATTGTAGGTCAGGAAGAAGCACATTTGGAACTGATGGATATGACCGTATCCCGTAATGCTTTTGGACGGCAGAGAGAGAGCTTTGAGACGGATTTGCCAGTCAAGGGTATTGAGGAAACGGTGAGAGCTGTATTCATTCGGGCTCCTCTGATTGAAAGCGTAGGAGAACAGGTTGAAGTTCTTTCCACATACAAGGATGAAATTGTAACAGCACGTCAGGGTCATTT
It includes:
- a CDS encoding D-alanyl-D-alanine carboxypeptidase family protein, with protein sequence MLKKSVASVMLINMLCLSAVMPVMAAANGSGQVLTAAATTTKTEKTVKIPGVDDLGLEVKNAVLMEASTGQILLSVNADEAKPPASMTKMMTEYIVAEEVKQGRLSWDDVVTVKENAAKSIGSRIFLAEGDQHTVKELYIAMAVGSANDATVALAERVAGSEEAFVKMMNDEAKRMGMKDTYFINSTGLDRADMPAKFRPAEDKETMMSAIDAAILCRYIILDHPDYKDFTTIQSYKFRPNDKAPIINYNWMLEENKNITNFKSYAYEGLDGMKTGHTTNAGNNFTGTAERDGMRLISVVMGTTSESARFKETKKVLDFGFNNFEVKQAVAAKTKVTGWESVPLKKGAETTVPVVTDNAVSFVVPKGTQDLKVTFKANITEADKLVAPIKAGTKVGTVTYSYKADGIEPQEKTVNLITAEEAEKGGWFRLFFRAVKDFFVDLFDGIKNLF
- the pdxS gene encoding pyridoxal 5'-phosphate synthase lyase subunit PdxS codes for the protein METGTSRVKRGMAEMQKGGVIMDVMNAEQAKIAEAAGATAVMALERVPSDIRAAGGVARMADPTIVEEVMKVVTIPVMAKARIGHYVEAKVLESLGVDYLDESEVLTPADEVFHIDKHEFTVPFVCGAKDLGEALRRIGEGASMIRTKGEPGTGNIVEAVRHMRFINSQIRKVTNMSKDELYAEAKNLGVAYELLLDVHENGKLPVVNFAAGGVATPADAALMMHLGADGVFVGSGIFKSDSPEKFARAIVEATTHYTDYKLIAEVSKNLGAPMKGIEISKLSPSERMQDRGW
- the pdxT gene encoding pyridoxal 5'-phosphate synthase glutaminase subunit PdxT, yielding MKIGVLALQGAVTEHIRSVEQAGAEGVAIKHIEQLDELDGLILPGGESTTIGKLMRKYGFMEAIREFAAAGKPVFGTCAGLIVMAKHIVGQEEAHLELMDMTVSRNAFGRQRESFETDLPVKGIEETVRAVFIRAPLIESVGEQVEVLSTYKDEIVTARQGHLLACSYHPELTDDYRLHAYFVDMARSYKASVQNL